DNA from Roseomonas gilardii subsp. gilardii:
GCCGATTCCTCGGCAGCGGTCGCCGGTGCCAGCGCCGTCCAGGCGCGGCAGGACGATGCCGAACGGCACCGGCGCGGGCTGGCGGGCACTATCGCCACCTCGGAGCGGGGCGTCCTGTCGCCCCTGCCGGTGGCGGCGCGCAAGACGCTGCTGGGGGAGTGAAGGGATGAAGCCCGAGGATATCCTCCAGCGCCATGCCCGTGCCCTGGAGGCCCGGCGCCCCTGGGAAGGGGTCTGGCGCGAATGCTACGAGCATGTTCTGGCGACGGTGCCGGGCACGGGCGGCCCCACCCTGTTCGACGGCACCGCGGCGGATGCGGCGGAGCAGTTGGCGGCCTCCCTCCTGGCCGAGCTGACGCCACCCTGGTCGCGCTGGTTCGGCCTGACGCCGGGCCGGGCGCTGGCCGGGCAGGATGGCCCCGCGGCCGAGGCCCAGGCCGCCACGGAGGCGCTGGAACAGGCCGCCGACACGCTGCAGGGGCATCTGGACCGCTCCTCCTTCGCGCTGGAGATGCACCAGGCCTTCCTTGACCTGGTGGTGGCGGGGACGGGCGTGCTGCTGGTGGAGGAGGCCGCGCCCGGCGAGGCCTCGGCGCTGCGCTTCCAGGCGGTGCCGCTGCGCGAATGCGTGCTGGAGGAAGGCCCTTCCGGCCGGCTGGAGACGGTCTATCGCGCCGCGCGGCTGGACCGGACCGCGATCGCCGCGCGCTGGCCGGGCGCGGGCCTGCCACCCGCCGATGCCGCGGAAACGGATGGCAGGCTGCTGGTGGTCGAGGCGGTCTGGCCGGACGGGCCGGGCCATGCCTATGCCGCGGTGCTGGACGGCGTGGACGGGCAGGCGCGGATGCTGGCGAGCGGCCGTTTCGCCCGCAGCCCCTTCATCGCCTTCCGCTGGATGAAGGCGCCGGGCGAGAGCTATGGCCGTGGGCCGGTGATGCGGGCGCTGCCGGATATCCGCACCGCCAACAAGGTGGTGGAACTGGTGCTGAAGAACGCCTCCATCGCCGCCACCGGCATCTGGCAGGCGGATGATGACGGGGTGCTGAACCCGGCGACGGTGCGCCTCGTGCCGGGGGCGATCATCCCCAAGGCGCCCGGCTCCTCCGGTCTGACGCCGCTGGCGGCGCCGGGAAATTTCGACGTGTCGCAGCTCGTGCTCTCGGACATGCGGGGGCGCATCCGCTCGGCCCTGCT
Protein-coding regions in this window:
- a CDS encoding portal protein → MKPEDILQRHARALEARRPWEGVWRECYEHVLATVPGTGGPTLFDGTAADAAEQLAASLLAELTPPWSRWFGLTPGRALAGQDGPAAEAQAATEALEQAADTLQGHLDRSSFALEMHQAFLDLVVAGTGVLLVEEAAPGEASALRFQAVPLRECVLEEGPSGRLETVYRAARLDRTAIAARWPGAGLPPADAAETDGRLLVVEAVWPDGPGHAYAAVLDGVDGQARMLASGRFARSPFIAFRWMKAPGESYGRGPVMRALPDIRTANKVVELVLKNASIAATGIWQADDDGVLNPATVRLVPGAIIPKAPGSSGLTPLAAPGNFDVSQLVLSDMRGRIRSALLADRLGPPQEARMTATEVLERSAQAARLLGATYGRLQAELLTPLIARCLSILRRRGEVPPILLDGHEASLSYQSPLARLQGRSDAANMLLFLQAVAALGPEATAQVDRAAATRHLAKILAAPAGILNAVPATPQPSSQPGSSPAAVLGPVRAAIEE